In Caretta caretta isolate rCarCar2 chromosome 20, rCarCar1.hap1, whole genome shotgun sequence, a single window of DNA contains:
- the COPZ1 gene encoding coatomer subunit zeta-1 isoform X1, protein MNGHNGERAGSGAPIGRRPTNGARPLTLLLHVGSIVEAKMEALILEPSLYTVKAVLILDNDGDRLFAKYYDDTYPTVKEQKAFEKNIFNKTHRTDSEIALLEGLTVVYKSSIDLYFYVIGSSYENELMLMAVLNCLFDSLSQMLRKNVEKRALLENMEGLFLAVDEIVDGGVILESDPQQVVHRVAVRGEDVPLTEQTVSQVLQSAKEQIKWSLLR, encoded by the exons ATGAACGGCCACAATGGGGAGAGGGCGGGGTCTGGAGCTCCGATTGGCAGGCGACCAACCAACGGCGCGCGGCCCTTGACGCTCCTGCTCCACGTCGGCAGCATCGTTGAGGCCAAGATGGAGGCGCTGATCCTG GAGCCATCCCTGTACACAGTGAAAGCCGTCCTTATCCTGGATAACGATGGCGACCGCCTCTTTGCCAAG TACTATGATGACACATACCCCACCGTTAAGGagcagaaagcctttgagaagaACATCTTCAACAAGACCCACCGGACAGACA GTGAGATCGCCCTCCTGGAGGGGCTGACCGTCGTCTACAAGAGCAGCATCGACCTGTACTTCTACGTCATCGGCAGCTCCTACGAGAACGAG CTGATGCTCATGGCCGTGTTGAACTGCCTCTTCGACTCACTCAGCCAGATGCTGAG GAAGAACGTGGAGAAGCGTGCCCTGCTGGAGAACATGGAGGGTCTCTTCCTGGCAGTGGATGAGATCGTGGATGGAGG CGTGATCCTGGAGAGTGACCCCCAGCAGGTGGTGCACCGAGTGGCTGTGCGG GGCGAAGACGTCCCCCTGACAGAGCAGACAGTTTCTCAG GTGCTGCAGTCAGCCAAAGAACAGATCAAGTGGTCTCTGCTGCGATAG
- the COPZ1 gene encoding coatomer subunit zeta-1 isoform X2, producing the protein MNGHNGERAGSGAPIGRRPTNGARPLTLLLHVGSIVEAKMEALILEPSLYTVKAVLILDNDGDRLFAKYYDDTYPTVKEQKAFEKNIFNKTHRTDSEIALLEGLTVVYKSSIDLYFYVIGSSYENELMLMAVLNCLFDSLSQMLRKNVEKRALLENMEGLFLAVDEIVDGGVILESDPQQVVHRVAVRVLQSAKEQIKWSLLR; encoded by the exons ATGAACGGCCACAATGGGGAGAGGGCGGGGTCTGGAGCTCCGATTGGCAGGCGACCAACCAACGGCGCGCGGCCCTTGACGCTCCTGCTCCACGTCGGCAGCATCGTTGAGGCCAAGATGGAGGCGCTGATCCTG GAGCCATCCCTGTACACAGTGAAAGCCGTCCTTATCCTGGATAACGATGGCGACCGCCTCTTTGCCAAG TACTATGATGACACATACCCCACCGTTAAGGagcagaaagcctttgagaagaACATCTTCAACAAGACCCACCGGACAGACA GTGAGATCGCCCTCCTGGAGGGGCTGACCGTCGTCTACAAGAGCAGCATCGACCTGTACTTCTACGTCATCGGCAGCTCCTACGAGAACGAG CTGATGCTCATGGCCGTGTTGAACTGCCTCTTCGACTCACTCAGCCAGATGCTGAG GAAGAACGTGGAGAAGCGTGCCCTGCTGGAGAACATGGAGGGTCTCTTCCTGGCAGTGGATGAGATCGTGGATGGAGG CGTGATCCTGGAGAGTGACCCCCAGCAGGTGGTGCACCGAGTGGCTGTGCGG GTGCTGCAGTCAGCCAAAGAACAGATCAAGTGGTCTCTGCTGCGATAG